Within the Halorhabdus rudnickae genome, the region CGAGTTCGATGGCGAAACAGTCCGCGAGGAGCTAATCGAGGACCTGCGAGCGGTCGAAGACGAGGACGGCCCCCTGTTCGATGGTGTCTATCCCGGCGACGACGTCTACAGCGGCCCCTACGCCGACGAGGGTCCGGATGTCGTTCTCGATCAGCGCGATGGCGTCCACGTCAACGACGGGGTCGGCGGCGGCGCGGTCCGGGCGGCGCCCGACCGCTGGGCGGCCGAGAACACCCGCAACGGGATCTTCCTCGCTGGCGGTCCCGATTTCCGGGCGGACGGCGAACTCGAGCAGGTGAGCATCCTCGACATCGCCCCCACCGTCCTGCTCGCTCACGGCTGTGCGATCCCGTCCGACATCGACGGCGAGGCGTTGGGAATCGTCGCTGGCGACCCGGACCCGGAGACGCGCGATCCCCTCTCGTCCGGACGATCGGCGGGCGAGCGCGACACCGACGGCGTCGAAGATCGGCTGAAACAGCTCGGGTACATGGAATAACTGCCGATCCAGGGACGAATAGCTATATAAATACCCGCGGCGTCGGCCGTTGAAAGCTCCCACCCGTCGTGTGGTAATTCTTCACACTACCGGACGATACCGACCGTTGTCGTGGAGTTTCGGGGCGCACTCCCCGGTTGTCGAGGGGAACCGATCGCCGACGGAAACCCGTACACTTATATAGAACCACAGACAAACATTCTACCGACTTATGAGCCAGCGCATGCAGGGACAGCCGATGATCGTACTCGGCGATGAGTCCGAGCGGATGAAAGACGAGGACGCCCAGAGCCACAATATCTCGGCGGCCCGCGCGGTCGCTCAGTCGGTCCGTTCGACCCTCGGGCCGAAGGGCATGGACAAGATGCTCGTCTCCTCGATCGGTGACGTGACCATCACGAACGACGGCGTCACCATCCTACAGGAGATGGATATCGAGAACCCGACGGCCGAGATGATCATCGAAGTCGCCGAGGCCCAGGAGGACGAAGCCGGCGACGGCACCACGACAGCCGTCGCCATCGCGGGAGAACTCCTCGCGAACGCCGAGGACCTCTTAGAGCAGGACATCCACCCGACAGCGATCATTCGCGGGTTCGACATGGCCGTCAAGCAGGCCCGCGAGGAGATCGACGACATCGCCGAGCGCGTCGAGCCGGACGACGAGGAGATCCTCAAGTCCGTCGCCGAGACGAGCATGACGGGCAAAGGGGCCGAACTCAATCTCGACCTGCTCTCGGATCTGGTCGTGGGTGCCGTCCAGGCCGTCTCCGTCGAGGGCGAAGACGGCTCGACGGTCGTCGACCTAGAGTTTATCGACATCGAGTCCAAGCCGGGCCGGCCCGCCGCCGACTCGACGCTCGTCCACGGCGCCGTCATCGACGAAGATCCGACCCACGAGGACATGCCGACGGACGTCGAGGGCGCCGAGATCCTCCTGACCGACACCGCGCTGGAGCTTGACGAGACCGAGGCCGACGCACAGCTTAGCGTCGACGACCCGAGTCAGCTCCAGGAGTTCATCGAGCAGGAAGAAGAGCAGCTCCGGGAAATGGTCCAGCAGATCGCGGACTCGGGCGCAGACGTGGTCTTCTGCCAGAAGGGCATCGACGAGATGGTCGAGCACCTCCTCGCCCGTGAGGGTATCCTCGCCGTCGAGCGGGCCAAGAAGTCCGACATCGAGTTCCTCCGTGAAGTCACCGACGCACGGATCGTCTCCGATCTGGACTCGCTGAGCGACGCCGATCTGGGGATCGGCGACATCGCCCGCGACGAAGACGAGGAGTGGTTCACCGTCGAGAGCGACGGACACGGCGTGACGCTACTCGTCCGCGGGTCGACCGAACACGTCAGCGACGAACTCGAACGCGGGATCAACGACGCCTTGGACGTCGTCGCCGCGACAGTCAGCGACGGGCGCGTCCTCGCTGGTGGCGGTGCGATCGAGGTCGAACTCGCTTCCCGTCTACGGGATTACGCCGACAGCGTGGAAGGCCGCGAACAGCTGGCAGTCGAAGCCTTCGCAGACGCGTTCGAACTCGTCCCGCGAGTACTCTCGGAGAACGCCGGTCTCGATCCGATCGACACGCTTGTCGAACTGCGGTCGGCCCATGAGAACGGCGAGCAGCGCGCCGGACTGAACGTCTTCACCGGTGACGTCCTCGATACCTACGAAGAGGGCGTCGTCGAACCGGCCCACGCCAAGACCCAGGCGATCTCCAGCGCCGCGGAGGCCGCCAACCTGGTCCTGAAGATCGACGACATCATCCAGGCCTCCGGTCTGGGCGGGGGCAGCGGCGACGACGGCCCCGATCTGGGCGGTGCCGGCGGTGCCCCTGGCGGTATGGGCGGCGGCATGGGCGGCATGATGTAACGACGGCCGACACGACACCACCCTACTCGCCGTCCGATCGCTGTACCGATTCGATCGATTTTTGAAGGATTGTCTTATCCACTACGTCCGGCCGCTCCGGCGGCCGACAAGAATAGGGCGGTCGCTTTCGAGGCCGAGGACATGCGCGTCAGCGTCATCGGCGGGAGCACAGTCACTGACGGACTGTACGACCAGGCCCAGGCAGTGGTCAACTGGTGGCCGAACGCGATCACGAGGTCGTCTGTGGCGGTCGCACGGGCGTCATGGAAGCGGTCTGTCGCGGAGCGCGCGAGACGGGCGGCCACACGATCGGGATCTTTCCGGGATCGGACCGCGGGGCGGCGAACCAGTACGTCGAGACGGCGATCGCAACGGGACTGGGTAACGCCCGCAACGCCCTGGTCGTGGGCAACGGCGACGCCGCGATCGCGATCGACGGCTCGACGGGCACGCTCTCGGAGATAGCGCTGGCACTTGACGCCGGGAAGCCGGTGGCAGGCATCGACACGTACGATGTTGCAGGTGTCAAACCCGTCGAGTCTCCGGAGGCAGCCGTCGAATACGTCGAGACGATGGTACGAGACTGAATGCCCGGGCCGGCCTGTTGATTGCTCCGACGATCACTCGCCAGTCGCAACGAGCGCGAAGATCCACAGCAGGACGAACGGGTACGTGAACAATTGGATTGCGGCGAGATCACTCCAAGCGGGCGGGCCAAGAAGGCCCACGCCGGCACCCAGTAGGCCACCGCCCGCCGCGATCGGACCGTAGGTCCCACTGCTCGCCGGACTCTCGACAGTCGAGAGGAAGAACAGCCCGGCGACGAAGAAGACTGCCAGCGTGAAGACGACCTCGGTGACAGGCGTGCCGCCATCCGTGATCGCTCGCCAGGTGCCGACGACGAACCCGCCGAACAGCATCAGGGTGACCAGTAAGCCACCGTTGACGGCGATCCGCCGCAGATCGAAGCCGAACCGGTCCGTTGCCATATGAGCACTACCAGCCAGCGAAGGCAAGTGCGTTTCCCCTCACGCCAGCCAGTCGACGAACGTCCCTTCGAGTAGCGTCTCACGTTGTTCGCGAATGTACTGCGATTGCATCCCCCAGATCGCTTCACCGAGTGGGACCCCCTCACGGACCTGGCGCCTGACCAAGTCGTGTTTGAACCGGGCGGGCGTCATCCGTCGGTCGAGGCGTTCACGGAGAGGCCTGATGTACCGGCGGGCTTGGGCCGTCGAGAGACCGCGCAACTCCAGGCCGTCCCGGGCGTGCTCGAAGAGATCGCCATAGATCTCGTCGATCGCTGTGGTCTCGCCACGTCCCGTGATCCAGGTCATCTCGGCTTGAAGACCGTCGTGCCCGGCGGCATAGAAGTTCTCGCGGGCCTGTTCCCATTCGAGGTTCCGGACCGGATGTTCTCTGCGGGGCAGACTTTCCAGTAGCCCGGCGAAGACAGCCTCGAAAGCCACGGCGTCCCGGATCGTCGGCTGGCCGGGCAGCGGTCGGAACTCGATGCGGGCGTTGGCCGAAGAGCGGGTCGCGCCATCGAAGACCGGCCGGATCCACCGCCAGTAGCTGCCGTGTTTGTGCCGGACGTGCGCGAAGCGATCGTCGAAGCGCCCGCCCGTTTCGACTTCCATCGGGACGATCAGCGGATCGGCGACGATCCGGTCGATGGCTTGCTCGACGGACTCGAAATCGCGGGGGAAGCGGACTTTGGGTTCGGCGTCGCTCCCCTCGGGCGGGTTCAGAACGGACTCGAAGACGCCGATCCGGTGTTCCATGTGGGCGTCGGCGACGATCTCCCGGTCGTGGGCGTCGTCGTAACACTCCGGCGGGAAGAAAGGAGAATTGACTCCGAGTGCGAGCAGTGGTCCGGCGACCCGGAGGGCGTACCGGAAGTACTCCGGGAGATCAGGGGCGTGGGGCACCTGGTAGTGGGGCTGAATGGACGTGATCAAGCTCTCGGGCATGACGGTGTCGGCTTGGACGGAAACGTGCGGGGCATCGAGCCGGAATCCGGCGGGGTACCCGGTGTTGGCCATCGCGTGGTATCGGACGCTGTCGGTCATGTTCGTCCCGATACGGATCCCATCCTGCTCGACGGAGTCACAGAGATACTCGATGGCCGTCTCGCCGTTAGGTGGGACCGTCCACATGCCGTCGCTGATCAACCGGATGTCTTCGGACCCCGTCCGCTCGATGGCCGGCGCGAGGTTGGCCTGGAGTTCACGCTCCTGGGCTTCGAGGCCGTAGTCGTTCAGTGGCTGTGGACTGGTCTGCATCTCGGCGTTGTGCAGGCCTAGTTCCTTCTCGAAGCCGATACGTTCGAGCAACTGCCTGGGAACGCGCCGGAGGTCGTCGGTCCGGTCGTCGGCCGCATACAGTTCGAACTCCAGGCCGACGATCGCCTGACTGTTGTCGAACGTCCCGTCCCGGACCTCCGCTTTGAGGCCCTCGGCCTCTTCCTCGGCTCGCGCCAGAAACGCCTCACGATCGACCGACAGCGCCTCACGGAGCGCCGTGGCGAGTTCTGAGGCTGACATACCTCGCGCTTGCGTATCAGGTGCCTTGAACGTGATGGGTCAGCCAGTGAGCGCGCGAATGATCGCGTCGGTCCCTCGATGGATCCCCAGACGACATTGTGGTAGGAGAGATCGGTGTTTTTAGCACGTTTAGTACATAAAGAAAAATTATATTACCCTGGGAGGGGTAAACTCGGGCGATGGTGCGGTCACTTAACCGGAGATCGTATATTAAAGGGATCATGGCAAGCGGGGCAGCCACCGGGCTCGCCGGCTGTTCTTCGGGCCAAGAGACTACCGAATCCCTCCAGACGAACCACCAGGACACCGACACAGTCACCGAAACCCAAACGACACCAATGGCAAGCACTACCGACTACACTCCAGTCGTCGAACAGGCAGCAGTCACCGGCAGCGCCGTTGCGGCCAATCTCTTCCGCCGAGATATCGAAGTCGAATACAAGGACGACACGAAGGCCAATGTCGTAACGAAAGCCGATCGTGGCGCACAGGCGGCGATCATGGACACGCTTGAGCGACTCCAGCCCGATGGGACGATCGTCGGTGAGGAAGGTGACGCGGCGAAAGACGTACCTGACTCGGGACTGTCGTTCGTCGTCGATCCGCTCGACGGCTCGTATAATTTCACTCGAGGAAACCGCCTCTGGTGTGCCAGTGTCGCTGCAGTCGAAGACGGCGATCCGGTTGCAGCCGCCTCCGTCGCCCCGGCACTGGATGACGCCTACGTCGGAAGTCCCGAAGGCGTCCGCCGGAACGGCGAGCCCGTCAGTGTGAGCGACCGTACCGACCCGAAGGGGTTCATGGTTGCTCCCACGTACTTCTGGGGCTTTGACAGTCGTGGACAGTTCGCCGCCGCGGCGCGTGCCGTCGTCGAGCGGTTCAGTGACCTTCGGCGGGTTGGCTCGACACAGCTCGCACTCGCACTCGTCGCTGCCGGCGAGATCGAAGCTGCGATCACGAATCTCGAAACGAACCCGTGGGACACGATCGCCGGTGCGGCGATGGTCGAATGGGCCGGTGGCACAGTAACAGACCTGAACGGCAAGTCCTGGGGACCGGACAGTACGGGTCTGGTTGCCTCGAACGGTGGCGCACACGATCTCGTCCTCGAAGCGACCCAGGAGATCGAAGCCGCGAAACAGAGCTAGGCCCTCTTTTTAAGTATTACTGCTACTTAACTTCGATCGAGTGAGGATTAGCGCCGATGCGTTTCTATCAGCACAGTCCACATGAGGACAGCGTCGGCCACACAGACACGCCGACCATTGTACACTGTGAGAGTGTCCAGACGTTTGTCTGAAGCCGTTGCAGCGATCACAACACACCGCGACCTTTAGGAACGTCGGCCGCCGAGTATTGCCATCGTGCGCGTCGAAGAGAGTTTCATCCCGGTCAGGGGCGTCGGCGAGCAGACCGAGCGGTCGCTGTGGGAACACGGAATCACCCACTGGGACGACTTCTACCCCGACGCCGTCGGCCCCACGACCGCCGAGCGCATCCAGGCGTTCATCGAGGACGCCCGCCGACATCTGGACGACCGCAACACCGAGTACTTCGGCCGACAGTTCCCAAGCGAGGCCCAGTGGCGACTGTACGAGTCCTTCCAGGACGGCGCAGCCTTCTTCGATATCGAGACGACAGGCCTCGATAAGCGCCAGGACGCGGTGACGACGGTCAGCGTCCGCCAGGGTGGCGAGACGAAGACGTTCGTCCGGGATCGCGATCTCACCGCCGAGCGCCTCCAGGAGACCTTCACCGACGCCAACCTGCTGATCTCGTTCAACGGCAAGCGTTTCGACGTACCTTTCCTCGAGCACTCTTTCGACCTCGGAGGCGTCCTCAAACGCCCGCATCTCGATCTGATGTATCCGTGCCGACGACTGGACCTGACGGGCGGGCTGAAACAGATCGAGAAAGACGTAGGGATCGAACGAGATCGCCCAGACCTCTCTGGAAAAGACGCCGTCAGGCTGTGGTACGAGTATCAGCGTGGGGACGAGACAGCGCTTGACACGCTCATCTCGTACAATCGCGAGGACGTCGACCACCTGGAGACAGTCGCCAACCGGGTCGTCACCCGGCTCCACGAGCGGACGGTGCCCGACGACTGTGACCTGTGATCAAAAGCGTCGTCGTTCCGTACTGGTTGCGGACGCATTAGACACACTGGATCGAAGGACGTGCGCTCGACCGGCGAGCAGACCGAGCACCAGCCCGGTAAAGTGTGCGATCAGTGCCACACGTCGACCCCGTGTCAGCCAGGTGATAGCGAGGGCAACGCCGATCATGACGAGGGTCGCCACCCGTGGATCGACGGCGATCCGGCTGGCGACGGCGTCAGTGAGGCGGTTGGCCGCAAGCAAATACCCCAGCAGGCCGAATATCGCGCCACTGGCCCCCAGCACTGAGACGGCATCACCCATGAGCCACCCCACGGTCACCTCCATCGTCCCGGCGGCGGCCCCGACGACGAGGAAGAACAGGTAGAACCGCAGGGTCGACGTGCGCCGTTCGAGGACGAGACCGATCACGAACAGGCCGATGGCGTTCGTCGCGAGATGCAGCGGGCCGCCATGGGCAAGGACGCTCGAAAGCAGCGTCCAGGGCCGATCGGACAGCGGCCAGGCGAGTGCGAGTTCGAGCGGTGTCCCCAGTACGGCTGCCAGTACCTGCAACAGGAAGACCACGATCAGCACGCCGATCAACGTCGTGGTCGGATTCGTGGCCCTGTCCATATCCGAGCGTAGGGCCGAACGGTCAAGAATCAGTCGGCCGGACCGACGCCTGGGAGGAACGGCGTCCTACTCTTCGCCGCCGTCGGCACGCAGCCGATCCACTCCCTTTCGCCGCAACTGCTCGACGATACCGGAGCAGGCGTCACACTCCGCACAGGTGGCCGTCGAGCAGGAAAGCATCGAGCCACAGCGGGGACACTGCAGATCACCGGCAGGGTCGAACTCGTACTCGCAGGTCGGGCACTTCATAGGCCGAGCACCCCGAAGGCGGCCGCCAACACGCCACCGACGCTGAAGGCCGTCACCCAGGAACCGACCCACATCAACAGGGCACTTTTTGCGTCCTGTTCTTTGAAAATCATCACCATCGCGAGGATGCAGGGGACGAACAGCGTGATCACGACCAGCCCCACGAAGACCTGGGCGCTCGACAGCGCCATGTCAGTCATGCCAGCGGCGGCGAAGTCCCGGCGGATCAACCCGAGGACGAGAATCTGCCCGAAGTCCGCGGGCATCCCGACCAGCGACGTCAGCGGTCGCAGACCGTTCTGGATGGCTGCCAGCCCACCGACGTAATCGAGTGCCGAAATGACGACGGCAGTCGCACCGAACAGCGGGATCGCTTCACGGAGGAACATCTTCGCGCGGTTGTACGTCTTCCGGAGGATATTCCCCGGTCGAGGGGCACGCATCCGTGGCAATTCGGCTACCAGCGACTGGCTCTGGCCGGGGAGCGTTCGATCGAGGAAGAGGCCGACGACCCCGAGCACCGCGAGGAGGACGCCGAGGTAGCCAAACCAGTAGATCAGTCCGAGCCCCGCCATCAATCCCATGATGACGCCCAGTTGGGCCGAACACGGCACCGCCAGTCCGAGCAGCGCCGTCGAGATGGTCCGCTCGCGTTTCGAGCCGACCATCCGGGTGGTGATGACGGCCATCGTCACACAGCCGACGCCGACAATCATCGGAACGACGGCACGACCGTTCAGGCCGATTCGGTTGAGGCCGCGGTCGGTCAACACGGCCAGCCGCGGGAGGACGCCGGAGTCCTCTAAGATGCTGATCGCGAAGTAAAACGCGATCACCAGCGGCAAGAGCGTGCCAATGACGTACTGGACAGTGACCGTCAGCAGGCCGAGATTGTCGTTGATCAAGAGGAACTCGAGGGGCTCGATCCAGGCAGAATCAGGCAGCAGGCCGGAGACGAACGACTCGACGGCGGGGATGTAGTAGACGCCCAGAATCTCCCCTTCGAGGGTGTCGACGAGCCGCTGGGCGACCAGATCGCCGATGAAATAATAGATCAGCCCAAGCATCGCCAGGGCGATCGGCGTCCCGGTCAGGGGGTTGATCATAAGGTCACTGAGTCGCTCGGCGATCGAATCGTCAGTCCGGGTTACTTGCTGGACAGAATCAGCGATCGACTGGACGCGCGAGCGGCGTTGCCCGTAGATCTCGTCACGGAGCCCCGACTCGACCAGCGCCGGCGAGCCGCCGTCGGCCATGACGCCGCCGACATCCATCTCCGTGGGGAGCTCCTCGTCGCCCTCAACCAGTAGCGTCTTCTCCGGACGGTCGGCCTCGAGTTCTGCGGGGAGTTCGTCGTAGTACTCGTCGATGGCCGTCGAGTCGGGCGCGCTTGCGTCGGAGATTCGGTCCCGGAGTTCGTCAAAGCCCTCGCCGTCGATCGCCACTGTCGGAACGACGGGAACGCCCAGGGCTTCCTCAAGGGCGTCGACATCGATATCGATGCCGTCGGCCTCGGCTTCGTCCATCATGTTCAGCGCGACGACCGTCGGGACGCCCATGTCCAGTAGCTGCAGCGTCAAGAAGAGATCGCGGTCGAGGTGGGTCGCATCGACGACGTTCACCACGGCGTCGGCTTCGAGGACGATGTCGCGGGTGACCCGCTCTTCCTCGGAGAACGAGGAGATACCGTAGACGCCGGGCGTGTCCGTCAGCTTGTAGTCGCCGAACTCAGCGATCGTGGTGTCGACGGTCGTGCCGGGATAGTTCGAGACGTCGACGTACTGCTCGGCGAGCTCGCCGAAGACGACACTCTTGCCCACGTTCGGGCAGCCGACGAGCGCGAGCGTCGCCTCGGCGTCGATCGCCTCGGGATCACATCCGGCGTCGTGACACCCCTCCATTGTCACTCACCGACCTCCGTGGTCGGCCGTTCGATCTCGATGTCCCCAGCGAGATCCGAGCCGAGTGCGAGATCCGTGCCGTTGCGTCGGACAATGACCGGCCCCTTGCGAATATGATGGCGACACTCCACGGTGCCGTCCAGAAAGCCCAGCCGTAACAGCCGCGCCCGGGTGTCCCCGTCCGGGACGTCGACCAACCTGACGGACTCGCCCGCCCCGACATCGGCCAGTACTTCGCTCATTTAGTCTCACCTAAGTAGGAATAAGCTAGGTTTCCCAAAAAGAGAGGGTGGGTGTTCCCGCTTCCTGAAAACAGATGTGGACAAACGTGATGGTTTAGGCCGGCCTATCTTCTCGCGACGGTCGATCGCTGGACGTTTCGGCGTCGCGTCCGGATGAGGATCCGTGACAGCCGATCAGGGAACCTACACGTTACTGCTCGCTCTCGAGGAGCAGGCGACGATCACCTTTGGCGCGGCGGGCGAGCGCAGCCTCACGGCGGGCGCATATGCCTACACCGGGAGTGCGTTCGGGACGGGCGGGTTCGCCCGGATCGACCGCCACCGTGAACTCGCAGCCGGCGAACGGGACGCCCGCCACTGGCACGTCGATTACCTGCTTGGCCATCCCGACACGCAGTTCACTGACGTGATAAAGACCGTCGGCGAAGACGTCGAGTGTCCGGTCGCTCGGGCGATCGCCGACGAGACGACGCCGATCGCCGGGATCGGAGCCTCGGACTGTGACTGCGATACACACCTCGCGTACGCACCCGAAGTCGAGGACCTTCGGTTGACGGTCGATCGCGCTCACGAGCGGGCCCAGGGTGACTGACCGGCGCCGCTCGATGGGAGAAACCGAACCACAACGCACACACTGACGGCGGTCCCAATCACGTCCATGACAGACTGGGACGTCTATCTCGTCACGCAAAGCTCGTTGTCGGGCGATCGCTCGACCACCGAGGTCGTCGAGCGGGCGATCGACGGCGGGATCGACGTGGTTCAGCTCCGGGAGAAAGACGTCAGCGCCCGCGAGCGCTACGAGATGGGCCTGGAGATCCGTGACATCACCCGCGAGGCGGACGTGCCACTGATCGTCAACGATCGGGTTGACCTGGCGCTGGCTCTCGACGCCGACGGCGTCCACCTCGGGGACGAGGACCTGCCGGTCCCGGTCGCCCGCGAATTGCTCGGCGAAGACGCGATCATCGGTCGGTCCGTGTCGTTCGTCGGGGATGCACAGGCAGCCGTCGAAGCCGGTGTGGACTACCTGGGCGTCGGCGCGATCTACGCCACGGGTTCGAAAGACGACATCGACGACAAGGAGTACGCCATCGGGACCGACCGACTGGCCGACATCGTCGCGGCCGTCGACATTCCGGTCGTCGGGATCGGCGGTGTCACGAGCGAGAACGCCGCCGAAGTGATCCAGGCTGGTGCGGACGGCGTGGCCGTCATCACCGAGATCACGGACGCCGCCGATCCGGAAGTCGCGGCCCGAGAGCTTGGCACCGTCGTTGCGGACGGGCGGTGACGGGCCTGATCACCCTGAGGAGGTGCGGCGGTCCTCGCGTCCGTCCCCGCTAGAAAGACCACCTCGGGACGGTCCTGTCTGCGATCGCTTGCCGCACGAATTAAGTACACACCAGCTGTCAGTATTCCCATGCGAACGCCACGGCAGATCCTGACGCTCGCCGTCGGGCTTGGGATCTGCGTGTGGGTGCTCGACGCCGCGTTCGACGCCGTCTTCTTCTACACCGGGACGCCGTTTCTCGCACTGCTCGTGACCGACGTGCCTGCCCACGAGCTGTACATCCGGTCGCTCATCATGGTCGTGTTCGTCGTCTTCGGGTTCGTCACGGCCAGACAGGCCAGGCAGATGCGGGAACGCGAACGCGAAGCGACGCTGTTCAAGCGACAGGTCGACGAGGCCACCGATAGCGTCTACGTCATCGATCCGGAGACGGGACGGATCAGAGACGTCAATGAAACCGCCTGTCAGACCCTCGGGTACGATCGCTCGACGCTGCTGGGGATGTCAATCGCGGAGTTCAATCCCGAGTTCGAGAATCCGGCCGATTTCCAGGGGTTTCTGGAGTCACCGGAAAAGGAGACCCTGGAGTACTACGAGACGGCACACGTCCGTGCCGACGGGACCACGATCCCGGTCGAGATCTCCGCCTCGGAGGTCACGGTCCGAGGTGAGTCCTCCCGGATCGCGATCGCTCGCGACATCTCCGAGCGCAAGGCACGCGAGGAGCGGATCACCCACTACAAGCAGGCCGTCGAGAGTTCCCGGGACCTGCTGACTGCTGTCGACGCTGACTTCCGGTTCCTGTTCGCCAACGAGGCCTACCGGACGTTTCACGGTATTGAACAGGAGACGCTCCAGGGGGAAACGCTCGATAGCGTCCTGGAATCCGAGGCGTTCGAACGGATCGAACCGGCGCTTCGTGACGCGCTTTCGGGCGAACGGGTACAGTTCGAGATGACCCGCGCCCACGCCGAGCACGGCGAGCGCGTGCTCGCCGTCCGGTATTGGCCGTTGCGCGACGCCGACGGGGAGATCCACGGCGTCGGCGCCTCGTTGCGCGACATCACCAAACGCAAGGAGATGATCGAACAACTCCGGCAAAGTCGAGAGCGCTACGAGTCGCTGTTCGACAGTATCCGCGACGCCATCCTGGTTGTCGACATCGACCGACACATCGTCGACTGCAACCTGGCATTTACCGACCTCTTTGGCTACACACTCGACGAGATCGAAGGCGAATCTGTGAGCGTCGTCTTCGAGAGTGATGCGGCGTTCGAGGCGATGGAGGAATCCCTCGGCCAGCACATCGAGGATCCAACGTTCGTCCAGACGGTCCGGTATCAAAAGCAATCCGGACAGATCTTCCCGGGCGAAACGAGCGTGTTCTACCTGCGCGATAGCGACGATGAGATCACCGGATTCATCGGCCTCGTCAGAGACGTCTCGGATCGGCAGGCACGAATAACACAGCTCCGGACGATCGATCGCGTCCTCCGGCACAACCTCAACAATGCCCTGACGGTCATCTTGGGAACCGCCGAGGCGATCGCAAGGAGAGAAATCGACGACCCGGTGGCGTCAGCCGAGCGAATCGTCCGGACGGGAGAGCAACTCCAGGAAACTGCCACAAAGGAGCGGGAGATCACCACGTTCCTATCCGAATCACGACGGACAGTCGAACGTGACGCGGTCGTGATCGTCGAGAACATCGTCGCCGACATCCGGGAGCGCTATCCCGAGGCCGATCTGACGGTCGACCTGCCCGACGCACAGCCGATCGTCGCCGTCGAGTACGTCGCCCGGGCGATCGAGGAACTGCTCGACAACGCCGCGACCCACTCCGACCGTGAGGTACCGTCGATACAGGTTTCACTCGAAGCGACAGACGACGTCGTCGAGATCAGGGTGGCGGACGACGGCCCTGGAATTCCCGAAATGGAGCGACGGGTCTTGACTGGCGAGCAGGACATCGAGCCGC harbors:
- a CDS encoding ribonuclease H-like domain-containing protein — its product is MRVEESFIPVRGVGEQTERSLWEHGITHWDDFYPDAVGPTTAERIQAFIEDARRHLDDRNTEYFGRQFPSEAQWRLYESFQDGAAFFDIETTGLDKRQDAVTTVSVRQGGETKTFVRDRDLTAERLQETFTDANLLISFNGKRFDVPFLEHSFDLGGVLKRPHLDLMYPCRRLDLTGGLKQIEKDVGIERDRPDLSGKDAVRLWYEYQRGDETALDTLISYNREDVDHLETVANRVVTRLHERTVPDDCDL
- a CDS encoding FeoA family protein, which gives rise to MSEVLADVGAGESVRLVDVPDGDTRARLLRLGFLDGTVECRHHIRKGPVIVRRNGTDLALGSDLAGDIEIERPTTEVGE
- the feoB gene encoding ferrous iron transport protein B; the protein is MEGCHDAGCDPEAIDAEATLALVGCPNVGKSVVFGELAEQYVDVSNYPGTTVDTTIAEFGDYKLTDTPGVYGISSFSEEERVTRDIVLEADAVVNVVDATHLDRDLFLTLQLLDMGVPTVVALNMMDEAEADGIDIDVDALEEALGVPVVPTVAIDGEGFDELRDRISDASAPDSTAIDEYYDELPAELEADRPEKTLLVEGDEELPTEMDVGGVMADGGSPALVESGLRDEIYGQRRSRVQSIADSVQQVTRTDDSIAERLSDLMINPLTGTPIALAMLGLIYYFIGDLVAQRLVDTLEGEILGVYYIPAVESFVSGLLPDSAWIEPLEFLLINDNLGLLTVTVQYVIGTLLPLVIAFYFAISILEDSGVLPRLAVLTDRGLNRIGLNGRAVVPMIVGVGCVTMAVITTRMVGSKRERTISTALLGLAVPCSAQLGVIMGLMAGLGLIYWFGYLGVLLAVLGVVGLFLDRTLPGQSQSLVAELPRMRAPRPGNILRKTYNRAKMFLREAIPLFGATAVVISALDYVGGLAAIQNGLRPLTSLVGMPADFGQILVLGLIRRDFAAAGMTDMALSSAQVFVGLVVITLFVPCILAMVMIFKEQDAKSALLMWVGSWVTAFSVGGVLAAAFGVLGL
- the thsB gene encoding thermosome subunit beta codes for the protein MQGQPMIVLGDESERMKDEDAQSHNISAARAVAQSVRSTLGPKGMDKMLVSSIGDVTITNDGVTILQEMDIENPTAEMIIEVAEAQEDEAGDGTTTAVAIAGELLANAEDLLEQDIHPTAIIRGFDMAVKQAREEIDDIAERVEPDDEEILKSVAETSMTGKGAELNLDLLSDLVVGAVQAVSVEGEDGSTVVDLEFIDIESKPGRPAADSTLVHGAVIDEDPTHEDMPTDVEGAEILLTDTALELDETEADAQLSVDDPSQLQEFIEQEEEQLREMVQQIADSGADVVFCQKGIDEMVEHLLAREGILAVERAKKSDIEFLREVTDARIVSDLDSLSDADLGIGDIARDEDEEWFTVESDGHGVTLLVRGSTEHVSDELERGINDALDVVAATVSDGRVLAGGGAIEVELASRLRDYADSVEGREQLAVEAFADAFELVPRVLSENAGLDPIDTLVELRSAHENGEQRAGLNVFTGDVLDTYEEGVVEPAHAKTQAISSAAEAANLVLKIDDIIQASGLGGGSGDDGPDLGGAGGAPGGMGGGMGGMM
- a CDS encoding GIY-YIG nuclease family protein — translated: MTADQGTYTLLLALEEQATITFGAAGERSLTAGAYAYTGSAFGTGGFARIDRHRELAAGERDARHWHVDYLLGHPDTQFTDVIKTVGEDVECPVARAIADETTPIAGIGASDCDCDTHLAYAPEVEDLRLTVDRAHERAQGD
- a CDS encoding inositol monophosphatase family protein gives rise to the protein MASGAATGLAGCSSGQETTESLQTNHQDTDTVTETQTTPMASTTDYTPVVEQAAVTGSAVAANLFRRDIEVEYKDDTKANVVTKADRGAQAAIMDTLERLQPDGTIVGEEGDAAKDVPDSGLSFVVDPLDGSYNFTRGNRLWCASVAAVEDGDPVAAASVAPALDDAYVGSPEGVRRNGEPVSVSDRTDPKGFMVAPTYFWGFDSRGQFAAAARAVVERFSDLRRVGSTQLALALVAAGEIEAAITNLETNPWDTIAGAAMVEWAGGTVTDLNGKSWGPDSTGLVASNGGAHDLVLEATQEIEAAKQS
- a CDS encoding rhomboid family intramembrane serine protease codes for the protein MDRATNPTTTLIGVLIVVFLLQVLAAVLGTPLELALAWPLSDRPWTLLSSVLAHGGPLHLATNAIGLFVIGLVLERRTSTLRFYLFFLVVGAAAGTMEVTVGWLMGDAVSVLGASGAIFGLLGYLLAANRLTDAVASRIAVDPRVATLVMIGVALAITWLTRGRRVALIAHFTGLVLGLLAGRAHVLRSSVSNASATSTERRRF